The Leptodactylus fuscus isolate aLepFus1 chromosome 3, aLepFus1.hap2, whole genome shotgun sequence genome has a segment encoding these proteins:
- the STON1 gene encoding stonin-1 yields the protein MCSANPDNWVTFEDENPFQSPPKSQLFPHDNAHSPKPSELRLSLSHERTTSVSSSNSTTPHTSPIIDFFMSPGPPSNSPLCTPIKDNPSTPCTPKQGSFNLYPITERPHNHHCSSFEGSTNLTPTTSSPLDTNDTHQNPSPYKSNNSLGHFSVFHLDHFQNDCAFSSPFWNTDATSPTKDLCTTAREKTPAKQESNISEKETSNNQKSLNQCSFSYVCERLQHLKIDPPDNLKHQPVCAESESPSFIPQSLFRSQRKDGWPFMLRIPEKKNMMSSRQWGPIYLKVVSGGILQMYYEKGLEKPFKEFQLHQYCRLSEPKLENLGVSDKIHTVKIENVTYVEKRKYHPKPEVVHEAEIEQMLKLGTTEYSDLTDFITTVEEVLLLLSPVSKQKRTYEEPDMLVEIVDNFWGRVSKEGKLRDKVLVCQLYCLSFINSGMECFLTLNDVELQKLNYFDKKTEKKLIEISEHHFHKCVKQPEFEKTRLVKFTPMDACRFELMRFKVPCDVQELPFSLRSLAVVQGAYVELQVFLNMSSSMTGPSQVKYCENISIYFPVPAEWVKALWTVSLQRQRSLKTKMNRRACLSTGYEIESEPVIQVTTGTAKYENAYKAVVWKIDRLPDKNSSPDQPHSLSCKLELGSDQEIPRNWNPMANVQFMMPFTCVSGAEVKSMGVENDLQPHKHVTQKTCYNIQVEIDRKRIPTDGEDMDKTRGCRTQ from the exons ATGTGTTCAGCGAATCCTGATAACTGGGTAACTTTTGAAGATGAAAATCCATTCCAGTCTCCACCGAAATCCCAGCTATTTCCTCATGACAATGCACACAGCCCTAAACCAAGCGAACTTAGACTAAGCCTGTCTCATGAGCGGACGACTAGCGTTTCTTCCTCCAACTCCACCACCCCTCACACATCTCCAATTATTGACTTCTTCATGAGTCCCGGTCCTCCAAGCAATTCCCCTCTTTGCACTCCGATTAAGGACAACCCATCTACGCCGTGCACTCCGAAACAAGGCTCCTTTAACTTGTACCCTATCACTGAGAGGCCTCACAACCACCATTGCTCATCGTTTGAAGGATCCACCAATCTGACGCCAACGACTTCATCGCCCCTAGACACAAATGACACCCATCAGAATCCTTCTCCGTACAAAAGTAATAACAGTTTGGGacatttttcagttttccatTTAGATCACTTCCAAAACGATTGCGCCTTCTCGAGCCCATTTTGGAACACCGATGCCACCAGTCCTACAAAGGATTTATGCACTACAGCGAGAGAAAAAACGCCTGCAAAACAGGAATCTAACATATCCGAAAAAGAAACATCTAATAACCAGAAAAGTCTTAACCAGTGTTCCTTCAGTTATGTCTGCGAACGGCTCCAGCACTTAAAGATTGACCCGCCTGACAACTTGAAGCATCAGCCTGTCTGCGCTGAAAGTGAAAGCCCATCATTTATTCCACAAAGTCTCTTTAGAAGTCAGAGGAAAGATGGGTGGCCTTTCATGTTAAGGATACCAGAAAAAAAGAACATGATGTCTTCCAGGCAATGGGGACCTATTTACCTGAAAGTTGTATCTGGTGGAATTCTGCAAATGTATTATGAAAAGGGCCTTGAAAAACCGTTCAAAGAATTTCAGCTTCATCAATACTGCAGACTTTCAGAACCAAAACTCGAAAACTTAGGAGTTTCAGATAAAATACACACTGTTAAGATAGAAAATGTAACTTATGTGGAAAAAAGGAAATATCATCCGAAACCCGAAGTGGTTCACGAGGCAGAAATTGAGCAAATGTTAAAATTGGGAACCACAGAGTATTCTGATTTGACAGATTTTATCACCACCGTGGAGGAGGTCCTCTTGTTGCTCTCGCCGGTGTCGAAACAGAAGAGAACTTACGAAGAgcctgacatgctggtggagatcGTGGACAATTTTTGGGGCCGAGTCTCGAAGGAAGGGAAGCTACGAGACAAAGTGCTGGTCTGCCAGTTGTATTGTCTTAGTTTTATTAACAGCGGCATGGAGTGTTTCTTAACCTTGAATGACGTTGAACTACAAAAGCTGAACTACTTCGATAAGAAGACGGAGAAGAAGTTGATCGAAATTTCGGAACATCATTTCCACAAATGTGTTAAGCAACCTGAGTTTGAAAAGACCCGGCTAGTGAAGTTCACGCCGATGGACGCCTGCCGGTTTGAGCTCATGCGCTTTAAGGTTCCTTGTGATGTACAAGAGCTTCCGTTTTCACTAAGAAGCTTGGCCGTGGTACAAGGAGCCTACGTGGAGCTCCAAGTTTTCTTAAACATGTCCAGTAGTATGACGGGTCCTTCACAGGTGAAATACTGTGAGAATATTAGTATCTACTTCCCAGTTCCTGCAGAATGGGTGAAAGCACTTTGGACTGTTAGTCTACAGCGGCAGAGGTCTCTGAAGACGAAGATGAATAGAAGGGCTTGTCTTAGTACAGGGTATGAGATCGAATCTGAACCAGTAATACAAGTAACCACCGGGACTGCAAAATACGAGAATGCATACAAAGCTGTGGTGTGGAAGATTGACCGGCTTCCCGATAAAAATTCTA GTCCTGACCAGCCGCACAGTTTATCCTGTAAGCTCGAGCTGGGCTCTGACCAGGAGATACCTCGCAACTGGAATCCGATGGCAAATGTGCAGTTTATGATGCCGTTTACATGTGTATCTGGTGCAGAGGTGAAATCAATGGGCGTCGAGAATGATCTCCAGCCCCATAAACACGTCACCCAGAAGACTTGCTACAACATCCAG